A region of Nakaseomyces glabratus chromosome M, complete sequence DNA encodes the following proteins:
- a CDS encoding DUF5314 domain-containing protein (CAGL0M07766g~Putative protein; gene is upregulated in azole-resistant strain), translating into MAYPLLSKLDDIKDEVWLFEKINKPFLSIGFKTIILNEIGDFQKWILQLEWIIKSTDHLWYQFYQAGPFNFAGISDPHKQYIVSVFDGALKKLISNTVSERVNIDYEDFLQSHLSNCKITSFDLLEILKIEYDWVNAEKYFRENFEWLQNMDNFNTTQKMLRCQRLVHIITEPLVDKIQMTKETKNEIDDFKQQIAANLMIALSPNHTQEILRHYRIGKRLDLYDITNTIAYLEDKSI; encoded by the coding sequence ATGGCATACCCATTGTTAAGTAAGCTAGATGACATTAAAGATGAAGTATGGTTATTTGAGAAAATTAATAAGCCCTTCTTATCAATAGGCTTTAAGACAATAATACTTAATGAAATTGGAGACTTCCAGAAATGGATATTGCAATTGGAATGGATCATAAAGAGTACAGATCATCTTTGGTATCAATTCTATCAAGCAGGCCCATTCAATTTTGCAGGTATTAGTGACCCACataaacaatatattgTAAGTGTATTTGATGGggctttgaaaaaattgataagCAATACTGTCAGCGAACGTGTGAATATTGACTATGAGGACTTTCTTCAGAGCCATCTATCAAACTGTAAAATAACCTCATTTGATCTGTTAGAGATACTCAAAATCGAATATGACTGGGTTAATGCCgaaaaatatttcagaGAAAACTTTGAATGGTTGCAAAATATGGACAATTTCAACACTACTCAAAAAATGCTAAGATGTCAGAGACTTGTTCACATTATCACTGAACCACTAGTTGACAAAATACAGATGACTAAAGAAACTAAAAACGAAATAGATGACTTTAAACAACAAATTGCAGCTAACTTAATGATCGCATTAAGTCCCAATCACACTCAAGAAATTTTACGACATTATAGGATTGGTAAACGC